The sequence below is a genomic window from Salinispira pacifica.
TTTGTCACCGGATTTGCAGATGAGAAAACACTGAACCGGGCCCGCCTGGCCGAACCCGCCGGCTTCATTCTTAAACCGTTCAAGGAACATGAAATTTACGCCACCATCACCATTTCCATTTACCGCAACCGGATGGAAGGTCGACTGCGGTCCCAGCAGGAAATGCAGGGGGAAATTCTCAATCACATTCAGGACGGAATTATAACCGTCGGGTCCGATTATCTGATCCGCTATACCAATCCCAAGTCCGAAAAGATGCTGGCTGTAGACAGCTATGGAAGTGAAAAGGAGCTGGGACATTACTCGGATGAGCTGAAGAGCTTCTGTCAGGAGCTGACGGGGAAGGAAGAAGGGTACACCAGGACCTGGGACAACTACCTGCTGAATCTCCGGCAGGGTATTCGGATTGTTGATATTTCCATCACCAAAATTCATCTGCCGCCCGAAGCCCAGCGGGAGGAGGATCGGGGATTTCTGGTGGTTCTTCATGATAAAACCCAGCTCAAAACCATGGAAGCCCAGGTTGCATATCATGAGTCCCACGACCGCCTTACCGGACTGCTGAACAGGAGTGAATTTCAGGCGATTCTGGAGCAGGAGCTGGAAAACGGACTTGAAGATTCCCGGCATCGCAGCCTGGTTTTTTTTGACATAGATCAGTTTACCCTTCTCAACGAAATCAGCGGTCATCTGGCAGGGGATGAATTACTGAAGCAGATCTCCAAACGTCTGGAGGTATATTTTGAAACCTCACCGGCGATTTCCCGTCTGGGAGATGATGAGTTTGCAGTGATTCTCCAGGGGGACAGCCCCGGGAACATGGAAAAACAGGTCAAGGGGTTTTTAAAGGAGTTGAACCGGGAGAAGTTCAACTTTCAGGACTCACAGTTCCCCCTGAGCATCACCGCAGGCATGTGCCACTTCTCGCGGGAGCTTCTGAACTCCCACCTTCTGCTCAGTATCGCCATCGACGCGAACATTCTGGCCAAGGGCGAACAGGGCACCACCTTCAAGGTGCTCACCCTGGAAGACGAAGTGCTGATGAAGCGCAGGGGTGAACTCCGCTGGATATCCACCATAACCGACTCCCTGGAGCAGAACCGATTCCTCCTCTACTTCCAGCCCATCATTCCCCTTCAGAAGAACACGGGGCTGGTTAACAAGGTGGAAATACTGATCCGCATGCTGGATGAGAACAATGAACTTGTCCCTCCTGGAGATTTTATCCCCGCTGCGGAACGGTATAATCTCATGCACCTTGTTGACCGATGGGTGATTCACCGGCTGCTGAGCAATTTCGCCCAGGCAGAGAAGGCGGTGGGAGTGGAATGTCCCATCTTCTGCATCAATCTGTCCGGGGCTTCCATGCTCAGCAGCGATCTGGATATATTCATCAGCTCGGAAATTGAACGCTACGACATCGATCCGAAACGGATCTGTTTCGAAATAACCGAGACATCGGCCATTTCCAACATGTCCAACGCCACCACCCTGATTTCCAGCCTGCGAAGCTACGGATGTCTGTTCGCCCTGGATGACTTCGGCAACGGATTTTCCAATTTCAATTACCTGCGCTACCTTGAGGTCGACTATTTGAAAATCGACGGAAGTTTCGTCCGCAACATGGATACCAATCCCATCAGCCGGGCCATGGTTGAGGCGATCAACAGTCTCTCACAGGCTGTGAACAAGAAAACCATTGCCGAGTTCGTGAGCAACCCCCAAATTCTGCGGATTCTCACCGATATCGGGGTACATTACGGACAAGGCTACGCCATCGGAAAACCCCGGGCGTTACTGGAAAATTAAGGTAAAAATCAGCAGGGGGAAATGATATGGAACATATCAGTCTGGAGAATCACCGGCAGATCATGTCTGAACTGCTGCACCGGGTGAAAAACAATTTTCAACTGATTCTGAGCCTGGTGAATTTGCAGAATGATTTCGGCAAGGATCTGAGCCGGGACGAAAGCAGCAACCGGCTGCTCAGCAGGGTGCATGCGGTGGCATCCATTCAGGAGCTGGTGTACAGCTATCAAACCTCCCCCGCTTTCATTCCCAGTGAAATGCAGGAAGGCCGGCAGTACATGTATTTCCCTGATCTGCTGGATAAGAATATTCATTTTCTAACCGGACTCTACGGGGATGGTCTATCAATGGAAGGCATTACAGTCGATGCCGTTCCTGCACTTCTGGAGAGCCACGATGCGGTGGCCATGGCCATCATTGTGAACGAGCTCATACTGAATGCCCTGTGTCACGGCATTCCCGGGAACAATCCCTCGTCGTTTTCCCTGAAGATCATCTGTGAAGCCGATGACCGGGAGTACCGCCTTCTCCTGGAGCAGAAGGGGAACAGCTGCCCGGTTGAAGAAGGCCTTCCCGCCGAACAGAGAATGGGTACCATGCTCATAGAAAATTATGCCGCCCAGATCGAGGGAAAAGCGGAATATCGGCCCCTTCCCCGGGGGCTGGATATTCTTCTCAGCTTCCCTTCCCGGCGTTTTGTGCGATGAATATGGGTTTCTGACTTTCTGCATGGGCGGGTGAACCGTCGAAATCGTCAAAAATTTCCCTGATCTGAAACCCGCAGCGTTCCAGCCAGGCCGATATCTCATGAATTTCATACACACGCTGAACGTGCAGCTCACTGAGCCGCTTCCCGCCGTGGTGGATGGTGAAGCGGGTTTTTCCCAGTCCCTTCCGGCGGTTGAATCTGGTGTCCTGGGTGATGTAGCCCCCGGGAATCTCTATGGTTTCCCGTACTCCGTGGTAGACCCGGTATATCTCCGGGGTGTTCATATCGAACATCAGGATGCCGCCTTCCGGCAGCTGACCGCCGAGATGGGTAAAGAGGGCCTGCAGATCCTCTTTTTCCAGAAGATAATTGATCACATCGTAGGCCATGAATGCCATGGCGGCCGGGGCGGGAAATCGGGTATGGACAATGTCGCCCTGAATGAAAACCGGGGGATTTTCCAGCCCTTCAGCTGCATCCCGGGCCTGCGCCAGCATCTCGGCACTTACGTCGATACCGAACACCGGGTACCCCCGTCCGGCCAGCTCGATGCTCATGAACCCGGTGCCGCATCCCAGGTCCCCCACCCCCCGCTGCCGGGAGGCCCTGGCAGCTTCTGTGTACCAGTTGTCGATCAGCTTGAGATAATCCAGGGAGTACTCCTGCCAATGATGGCGGTAGTAGCTGCTGAGATGGGTATAGGGTCGTATTGATTCATTGTTCATTAGCGGTCATTATACATCCAATGCGGCTGAATGCGGACACTATTCACACACGACTTGAGCGAATCGAAAAAATGCAGGGGTCGGACCCGGGCTTCGCCCTGCTTGCGGTGCTTTCCTTCATAGAGGCATTTATCCGGGAAGCCCTGGAAGAGTTTTCTTCAGCCCAGACCATGCCCGATCTCCTTGAACGCTTCGGCAGACTTCGCAGCGGCGAACAGAATTACCGCCTTCAGCAGGACGGGGTTGCCCGGGAGCTTCTTCATTATCAGAAGCTGGCCAATACGGTGAGACACCATTTCAGCGAAATTACCCAGGAAGAGTTCCAGGGGGCTCTCTACAGACTGTTTGACTTTCTCGACGGGCTGAATATTCAGGATGAGTCTCTCAAGGAGCGGCTGAAACGGCTGGACGACTCCCTGAAGGTGTGGAAGGGGCACAGAAGCCATTACGATGACTTTTCCGAGCTTCTGGAAACCGGCTTCCGGCTGGCCCGGAGCATGCAGAAAACCCGGGAACTTGAAAAACAACTTGAACAACAGAGCCTGTCGGCGGAGAGTCTGAAATACGTCCAGGCCATGCAGCGCATCAGCTCGTACAGCCGAAGCCGCCGGGCTTTTGAGCGAAGACTGATCGAGCCCAGTCCGGAACAGGAACAGGTGCTGGCCCGGATCCGGAATGACCGGGATTTCCTCATCACCGGAGCTGCGGGAACGGGAAAAACACTGGTGCTGATTATGGCAGTTGAGCAGTATGTCCGTTCCCTCAGCGGGGAGCTGGACCTGGGTCAGTTCAGCCGGGGCCCCCTGCCGGTAACCCTTCTCACCTACACATCAACCCTTGCCAAATACAATAAGTACCTGGCATCTCTTTTGAAATATCCCCGTCTCCAGCTGTTCATACGAACCGTGGACAGTTTTCTGAACCGGGAAGTGGAACAGTGGCTGCCGGGCAGAAACATTGTGTACAACAGCCGGGAATACGGAGCTCTGTTCCGCCGGGTGTATAACCCTTCCTGTTCGGTGGATCCGGAAAGCTGCCTGGAGGAGATAGAACAGTACATATTTGCCCACAATGTCAGCAGAGATATTTATATTGATGAGGGCATCGTACGGAAAGGCAGAAGTTTCACGCTGAATGAAGAGCAGCGCCGCATGATCTGGGGAATCCGGGACAGTTTTGCCGCACTCATGGAAGACGAACGGATGTACACCAGAAATTACGCGCGGGTGCGGCTGGTTGAGGAGCTGGAAGCTGCCGCAGAGCGGGGGCTCAGCATCGGCGAGGAGGGCAGAATATTTGTGGATGAGATCCAGGATCTCAACCGTGCAGATCTTCAGGCCTTAAAGCTGCTCTCTCCCGGGGGTATTGTGATGGCCGGAGACAGGGAACAGAGCATCTTTCTGGGCGGATTTTCTTTCAAGGCCAGCGGTGTGTCTGTGCAACGGGGAGGCAGTGCGATTCTGAAACAGAACTTCCGCAACAGCCGGGAGATTCACCGCATCGCTTCCCTGCTCCGGGAAGAGAACGCCCCGGATGAACAGGCAGTGGTACTCCGTCACGGACCGCCGGTTGAACTGTTTACCAGCAGCGAATACCAGTCCCTGCTGAACCGCCTGGGCGAACGCTGCTCCTTCGCCCTGGAATACCTCAGTTACAGTCCGGAAAACCTCTGTATTGCAGCCCCCACCTCCCGGGATTTACAGGCCGTGCAGCGGATGCTTCAGGAGCGGGGCATGGACTCAATCTCCATTAAGGACCGGAACTTCTCGTTCTCCCAAAGCAGCGGCATCAGGCTCTCCACCCTTCACTCAATCAAGGGGCTGGATTTCGCCGGAGTGCTGGTGTTCATTCCCGGGGGGATCTGGACCGGGAAGGAAGAGGATCCCAGGCTGAAGCAGAATCTTCTCTATGTGGCGTCCACCCGGGCCATGGAACTGCTCTGGTTTTTCACCTCCGATCATCCGGATACCCGAAAACTCAACAGCTTGTACGCAGGCCTGGCCGAAGACTACCCTTCAAGCCAGGACTGAATTTTCTCCACCCGCTTGGAAGTTTCCGGGTGGGAGCGCAGCAGACGCTCCAGCGCAGCTCCGCCGCCGGATTCTGGAGCTCTTCCGCCGAACATGCTCCAGCTCATCCGCTGCTGCATCCAGTCCAGACGGTTCAGCGCAGAGGCCAGCGCCCGCGGATTGGTGCTGATTTTCACCGCACCGTAGTCGGCGCCGTACTCTCTCAGACGCATTACCGCCCGCTCGAGAATCACCGCTGCGAACCCGCCGATTGAGAGAATCAGCAGCGCCGACAGCAGCGGGAGGAAAAACAGCAGCAGGGGGGCGAAAAGGATGAGAAGGCCCAGCATGCTGGGGATGCGGGTATATATCATTCTGAATCGGGCCAGAAGGTTAAGAAGCAGAAGATCCCGGTTCTTGATATGCATGAACTCATGGGCCAGAACCGCTTCAATTTCTTCCCGGGGAAGGGAACTGAACAGGCTTGAGCTGA
It includes:
- a CDS encoding class I SAM-dependent methyltransferase, which translates into the protein MNNESIRPYTHLSSYYRHHWQEYSLDYLKLIDNWYTEAARASRQRGVGDLGCGTGFMSIELAGRGYPVFGIDVSAEMLAQARDAAEGLENPPVFIQGDIVHTRFPAPAAMAFMAYDVINYLLEKEDLQALFTHLGGQLPEGGILMFDMNTPEIYRVYHGVRETIEIPGGYITQDTRFNRRKGLGKTRFTIHHGGKRLSELHVQRVYEIHEISAWLERCGFQIREIFDDFDGSPAHAESQKPIFIAQNAGKGS
- a CDS encoding AAA family ATPase, whose protein sequence is MRLNADTIHTRLERIEKMQGSDPGFALLAVLSFIEAFIREALEEFSSAQTMPDLLERFGRLRSGEQNYRLQQDGVARELLHYQKLANTVRHHFSEITQEEFQGALYRLFDFLDGLNIQDESLKERLKRLDDSLKVWKGHRSHYDDFSELLETGFRLARSMQKTRELEKQLEQQSLSAESLKYVQAMQRISSYSRSRRAFERRLIEPSPEQEQVLARIRNDRDFLITGAAGTGKTLVLIMAVEQYVRSLSGELDLGQFSRGPLPVTLLTYTSTLAKYNKYLASLLKYPRLQLFIRTVDSFLNREVEQWLPGRNIVYNSREYGALFRRVYNPSCSVDPESCLEEIEQYIFAHNVSRDIYIDEGIVRKGRSFTLNEEQRRMIWGIRDSFAALMEDERMYTRNYARVRLVEELEAAAERGLSIGEEGRIFVDEIQDLNRADLQALKLLSPGGIVMAGDREQSIFLGGFSFKASGVSVQRGGSAILKQNFRNSREIHRIASLLREENAPDEQAVVLRHGPPVELFTSSEYQSLLNRLGERCSFALEYLSYSPENLCIAAPTSRDLQAVQRMLQERGMDSISIKDRNFSFSQSSGIRLSTLHSIKGLDFAGVLVFIPGGIWTGKEEDPRLKQNLLYVASTRAMELLWFFTSDHPDTRKLNSLYAGLAEDYPSSQD
- a CDS encoding sensor histidine kinase produces the protein MEHISLENHRQIMSELLHRVKNNFQLILSLVNLQNDFGKDLSRDESSNRLLSRVHAVASIQELVYSYQTSPAFIPSEMQEGRQYMYFPDLLDKNIHFLTGLYGDGLSMEGITVDAVPALLESHDAVAMAIIVNELILNALCHGIPGNNPSSFSLKIICEADDREYRLLLEQKGNSCPVEEGLPAEQRMGTMLIENYAAQIEGKAEYRPLPRGLDILLSFPSRRFVR
- a CDS encoding two-component system response regulator, with the protein product MENLSLIIIEDDAIIGMDLKRRLNKMGILSVQIFANAQKALQQLRNESCDLVLMDIGLPGEMDGVDAAAIIRQQYHIPVVFVTGFADEKTLNRARLAEPAGFILKPFKEHEIYATITISIYRNRMEGRLRSQQEMQGEILNHIQDGIITVGSDYLIRYTNPKSEKMLAVDSYGSEKELGHYSDELKSFCQELTGKEEGYTRTWDNYLLNLRQGIRIVDISITKIHLPPEAQREEDRGFLVVLHDKTQLKTMEAQVAYHESHDRLTGLLNRSEFQAILEQELENGLEDSRHRSLVFFDIDQFTLLNEISGHLAGDELLKQISKRLEVYFETSPAISRLGDDEFAVILQGDSPGNMEKQVKGFLKELNREKFNFQDSQFPLSITAGMCHFSRELLNSHLLLSIAIDANILAKGEQGTTFKVLTLEDEVLMKRRGELRWISTITDSLEQNRFLLYFQPIIPLQKNTGLVNKVEILIRMLDENNELVPPGDFIPAAERYNLMHLVDRWVIHRLLSNFAQAEKAVGVECPIFCINLSGASMLSSDLDIFISSEIERYDIDPKRICFEITETSAISNMSNATTLISSLRSYGCLFALDDFGNGFSNFNYLRYLEVDYLKIDGSFVRNMDTNPISRAMVEAINSLSQAVNKKTIAEFVSNPQILRILTDIGVHYGQGYAIGKPRALLEN
- a CDS encoding M48 family metallopeptidase, coding for MSIKETTERRSAADDVKRILYSKHGMNILSALLTLAFFLVPVVLLGMEFTLFMLVLMAVSGMLFGGLRIDPGNLQGVVPVSAGSNPELQHIIDGLSRRAGLERSPDLYMSNSPIANAAAVETTRGPGIIVSSSLFSSLPREEIEAVLAHEFMHIKNRDLLLLNLLARFRMIYTRIPSMLGLLILFAPLLLFFLPLLSALLILSIGGFAAVILERAVMRLREYGADYGAVKISTNPRALASALNRLDWMQQRMSWSMFGGRAPESGGGAALERLLRSHPETSKRVEKIQSWLEG